From the Nitrospirota bacterium genome, the window TTGGCATTCATCATTTTTTCAATCTCTTTTGCCCTCTCGATGCTCACAACAGGAATCTCTCTGAAGCTCGCAAGAACCTTTCCTGAGTGCTGTTTTATAGCAGATATAACATCTGTCATCTTACTTTTTATAAAGACCACAATCGGGTCTAAGGATGTTCCTTCGTAGCTTATAAGCGAAAGGAACCTTGATGGCAGGGCATCCTTTATCTCAAGCACACCTCCAAACCTCGATGTAACAGGTATGCCTGCCTTAAGGAATATGCCGTTAATGGTTACAGAGCAAACCGTTCCAAGTCCTATTTTTCCTTCAGGCACAATGAGCTCACCAATTCTTCCTCCTTCTTTAACGAGTGTTATCCTGTCACTCATCACATACGGAGACTGAAAAACAGGCTTAAGAACCCTCATAGCATCCTTTAAGCTTTTTTCAGGAAAATAGGAGACATTCAGTATTATATCTCCCTCTTCTGTGTCAACATCAAAGGTCGTAAGATAAGAGAGTGTCTCTATCTTGCTTATTATAAAGCCAACCCTTTCGGACACCATTGAGCTTTTGAACTCCTCAAGCCCCCTTGAGGTAATCCTTCTTCCTTCTTTTCCGAATACCTTTGTAAGCCCTCTTTCATCCAGTATCTTAAG encodes:
- a CDS encoding DUF128 domain-containing protein, yielding MLTKTMLSILKVLEKHQETILGSREISRELKQHGIELTERTVRYHLKILDERGLTKVFGKEGRRITSRGLEEFKSSMVSERVGFIISKIETLSYLTTFDVDTEEGDIILNVSYFPEKSLKDAMRVLKPVFQSPYVMSDRITLVKEGGRIGELIVPEGKIGLGTVCSVTINGIFLKAGIPVTSRFGGVLEIKDALPSRFLSLISYEGTSLDPIVVFIKSKMTDVISAIKQHSGKVLASFREIPVVSIERAKEIEKMMNAKGIGGILLIGNPNQPLLEMPVGMDKAGMIIVGGLNPIAALEEEGILTESVAMAVLHSYSELLPFKEALRKFS